One window of Papaver somniferum cultivar HN1 chromosome 9, ASM357369v1, whole genome shotgun sequence genomic DNA carries:
- the LOC113309843 gene encoding uncharacterized protein LOC113309843, producing the protein MATTCETFTVDSNDGVKLQTRVFKPREGEMENLVIVLVHPYSVLGGCQGLLRGIAIGLAEKAYRAVTFDMRGAGRSTGRPSLTGFSEIHDVIAVCKWVSQNLSADRILLVGSSAGAPISGSAVDQIEEVVGYVSLGYPFGLTASILFGRHHKAILKSPKPKLFVMGTKDGFTSVKQLENKLKSATGRVETHLIEGAGHFQMEGPSYDANMVGLIIGFVSSL; encoded by the exons atggcgACAACCTGTGAAACATTCACAGTAGATAGCAATGATGGTGTTAAACTTCAGACTAGGGTTTTCAAACCAAGAGAAGGAGAGATGGAAAATTTGGTAATTGTTCTTGTGCATCCTTACTCTGTTTTAGGTGGATGTCAAGGATTATTAAGAGGAATTGCTATTGGATTAGCAGAGAAAGCTTATAGAGCTGTAACCTTTGATATGAGAGGTGCTGGTAGATCTACCGGAAGACCTTCTCTTACTGGTTtttctgaaatccatgatgttatTGCTGTTTGCAAATGGGTCTCTCAAAATTTGTCTGCTGATAGGATTCTTTTGGTTGGTTCTTCTGCAG GTGCACCAATTTCAGGTTCCGCGGTTGATCAAATAGAAGAAGTAGTAGGCTATGTTAGTTTGGGATATCCTTTTGGGTTGACAGCTTCAATCCTTTTTGGAAGACACCACAAAGCCATCTTAAAATCTCCCAAACCCAAACTTTTTGTTATGGGAACAAAAGATGGATTTACAAGCGTGAAACAGTTAGAGAACAAGCTTAAATCTGCTACAGGGAGAGTAGAAACCCATCTAATTGAAGGTGCAGGTCATTTCCAAATGGAAGGACCCTCTTATGATGCCAATATGGTAGGTTTGATAATTGGATTCGTTTCTTCATTGTAG
- the LOC113309842 gene encoding protein EMSY-LIKE 3-like — MEYSDSSGTDDDLPPSHQNRVPRGGHLAGNGRPAVAGSAPYARPPNDMETQIHLLEQEAYSSVLRAFKAQSDAITWEKESLITELRKELRVSDEEHRELLGRVNADDIIRRIREWRQAGGAHQAGLLSTAQPVHDQIPSPTVSASRKKQKTTQSVPSLSLNAPSPALHPQAVGGASMQPSSSSAKRVAAVGGARGKKPKSRPLPGVPGMKSIPYPSAGPAGRGQAAIRGTPGALVANETADTAALELIGRKVLTRWPEDNNFYEAVITNYNASEGRHALVYDINSKDETWEWVNLKEISPEDIRLEGEDPGISRRAGRGGGLGRGAKKPMGRGGPVPGAGRGRGGIKNQVKKEFPPSQNGIGKKTLDDIEILHTETLVKEVERVFGASHPDPQQMEKAKKVLKDQEQALIDAIERLADASDGESDDEHRFSHGQSLDRERGWRNRPYGGNQHNMGFDDDMLEGRGDGSDGDQMVGEARAASYDHRDADDL, encoded by the exons ATGGAATACTCTGATAGCAGCG GGACTGATGACGATCTCCCTCCATCACATCAGAATAGAGTCCCAAGAGGAGGCCATCTGGCAGGTAATGGAAGGCCTGCGGTTGCAGGTTCTGCTCCATACGCCAGGCCGCCAAATGATATGGAGACTCAGATCCATCTCCTTGAGCAAGAAGCCTACAGTTCAGTGTTGCGAGCGTTCAAGGCTCAATCTGATGCCATAACATGG GAGAAGGAAAGTTTAATAACAGAGCTTAGAAAAGAATTGAGAGTATCGGATGAGGAGCATAGAGAACTTCTTGGTAGGGTTAATGCAGATGATATCATTCGGAGGATAAG GGAGTGGAGACAGGCAGGTGGTGCACACCAAGCCGGCTTGCTCAGTACAGCTCAACCTGTTCATGATCAAATACCAAGCCCTACTGTCTCAGCATCTCGGAAGAAACAGAAGACGACACAGTCAGTGCCTTCTCTATCCTTAAATGCACCATCCCCTGCTCTGCACCCACAAGCAGTCGGGGGTGCATCAATGCAGCCGTCTTCTTCTTCTGCAAAACGAGTAGCTGCTGTTGGAGGAGCCAGGGGCAAGAAGCCTAAATCA AGGCCGTTGCCTGGTGTGCCTGGAATGAAATCGATACCCTACCCTTCTGCTGGTCCAGCCGGAAGGGGTCAAGCTGCTATTCGTGGGACGCCTGGGGCTCTTGTCGCAAATGAAACTGCAGATACGGCAGCTTTAGAGCTAATTGGACGGAAAGTGCTGACCAGGTGGCCTGAGGATAACAACTTCTATGAGGCTGTCATAACTAATTACAATGCCAGTGAG GGACGGCATGCGCTGGTTTATGATATAAATTCCAAGGACGAGACATGGGAATGGGTGAATCTCAAAGAG ATTTCCCCTGAGGACATTCGGTTGGAAGGAGAGGACCCCGGAATTTCTCGACGAGCTGGTCGTGGTGGTGGGCTAGGTCGTGGGGCTAAGAAGCCGATGGGTCGCGGTGGTCCTGTTCCAGGTGCAGGGAGAGGGAGGGGAGGTATAAAAAATCAGGTCAAGAAAGAATTCCCACCATCACAGAATGGCATTGGAAAGAAGACTTTGGATGACATTGAAATACTTCATACAGAGACGCTGGTTAAGGAG GTAGAGAGAGTCTTCGGTGCTAGTCATCCTGATCCACAACAAATGGAGAAGGCGAAAAAAGTGCTAAAA GACCAAGAGCAAGCTTTGATTGATGCAATTGAGAGACTTGCGGATGCATCTGATGGTGAAAGTG ATGATGAGCATAGATTCTCACATGGGCAATCATTAGACCGGGAACGAGGTTGGAGAAATCGGCCGTATGGTGGGAACCAGCATAACATGGGATTTGACGATGATATGTTAGAAGGTAGGGGAGATGGATCAGACGGTGATCAGATGGTTGGGGAGGCTAGAGCAGCTTCCTATGACCATCGAGATGCTGATGATCTCTAG